The following proteins are co-located in the Maridesulfovibrio sp. genome:
- the dut gene encoding dUTP diphosphatase, translating into MNPTQSNPVEVKVKFLSETASEGGLYYATPNSAGVDLRACIEEDFVEIEAGGRHAFPAGIAIEITSPGIAGFIYSRSGLGTKDGLTVSQGVGVIDPDYRGEIKVSLLNTSGGKRRIERGQRIAQLVFMPYCHAQLTPSEELSDTTRGAGGFGHTGKK; encoded by the coding sequence ATGAATCCCACCCAATCCAATCCAGTTGAAGTAAAAGTTAAATTCCTCAGTGAGACTGCCAGCGAAGGCGGTCTGTACTACGCTACCCCCAACTCCGCCGGAGTTGATCTGCGAGCCTGTATTGAAGAAGATTTCGTAGAAATAGAAGCAGGCGGAAGACATGCCTTCCCCGCCGGGATTGCTATTGAAATCACATCACCGGGCATCGCCGGTTTTATTTATTCCCGCAGCGGACTGGGTACCAAGGACGGCCTGACCGTCAGTCAGGGAGTCGGAGTAATCGACCCTGACTACCGTGGAGAGATCAAAGTTTCCCTGCTCAACACATCGGGCGGGAAGCGACGAATTGAGCGTGGACAACGCATCGCACAGCTCGTTTTCATGCCCTACTGCCATGCCCAGCTGACTCCCAGCGAAGAACTTTCCGACACAACCAGAGGTGCCGGAGGTTTCGGGCATACAGGTAAGAAATAG
- the glgP gene encoding alpha-glucan family phosphorylase: MQPLRVYSVVPRLPSQLKELWDLAYNFLFVWNSDIASIFSTIDHVLWRDCQQNPVKFLNSLPQQQLEELANDDFFVQRLKEAVKVQRNYLAREGCSYKFDGVKKGQPVVAYFSLEYGIGLSLPIYSGGLGILAGDHLKSASDLNIPLIGIGLCYQHGYFRQYMTQDGWQQERYPSHDFEEMSIKVAKDKNGKDVKFNFDMKGETLHVKVWCVEVGRVTLYLLDTNIPENPVHFRGITARLYGGDLEMRLWQEILLGIGGVKALDALGLEPSVIHMNEGHSAFAGLERIRIFMTEHGLSFEAAMEMVASSSIFTTHTPVPAGNDRFPAELMRPYFEPYAQTMGLAYKVFLSLGREDPRDDAEQFCMTVLALKLSRFNNGVSKLHGHVSRNMWQKVWPQYPVEDVPIGAITNGVHMPTWVATDFSLLFDRYLGPNWREDPDCAKVWRQTDNIPDAELWRTHERLRERLVDFVRKRLRRQLMNIGARRKEIELADEVLDPRALTIGFARRFATYKRAGLLLKDKERLLKLISDSKQPVQFIFAGKAHPQDNEGKKLIQDLIQFCRREECRMSLVFLEDYDMKIANYMVQGCDVWLNTPRRPLEACGTSGMKAMANGVLQFSTPDGWWDEAYLSDNSLGWAIGRREDYNDHEYQDFVESQTLYKVLENDIIPEFYDRGHGSLPRSWIAKVKKALRILGPEFNANRMVEDYTEKAYQPAYSNYATMHKNDFQGAKELAAWRMEVMTKWSSLKVRNIRSETHTDVYVEEPIIITAEIFLNGLTTDNVQVEIYAGPVGQDGKFARRNTVVMTPEEDMGGGWHVYQGEVMPHEAGRFGYTVRILPKHELLLDPHSLGLIHWAQ; encoded by the coding sequence ATGCAGCCGCTTCGCGTTTATAGCGTCGTTCCACGTCTGCCCAGTCAGCTGAAAGAGCTTTGGGACTTGGCATATAACTTCCTTTTTGTCTGGAACAGCGACATTGCCAGTATCTTTTCTACCATTGATCATGTTCTCTGGCGGGATTGCCAGCAGAATCCTGTTAAGTTCTTGAACAGTCTGCCTCAACAGCAGCTTGAGGAGTTGGCTAACGATGATTTTTTTGTACAGCGACTGAAGGAAGCCGTTAAGGTACAGAGAAATTATCTGGCACGCGAAGGCTGCTCCTACAAATTTGACGGTGTCAAGAAAGGACAACCTGTCGTAGCCTATTTCAGTTTGGAATATGGTATCGGTCTTAGTCTGCCTATTTATTCCGGCGGTCTTGGTATTCTTGCCGGTGACCACCTTAAGTCTGCAAGTGACCTGAATATTCCGTTGATCGGGATCGGCCTTTGTTACCAGCACGGTTATTTCCGGCAGTACATGACTCAGGATGGCTGGCAGCAGGAACGCTACCCCAGCCATGATTTTGAGGAAATGTCCATTAAGGTCGCCAAAGATAAAAACGGCAAAGACGTAAAATTTAATTTCGATATGAAAGGGGAGACTCTTCATGTCAAAGTCTGGTGCGTTGAAGTCGGGCGTGTAACTCTTTACCTGCTCGATACCAATATACCTGAGAACCCGGTTCATTTCAGAGGAATTACTGCCCGTTTGTACGGCGGTGATCTTGAAATGCGTCTTTGGCAGGAAATTCTGCTTGGTATCGGCGGAGTCAAGGCTCTTGATGCTCTCGGACTTGAGCCCAGCGTCATTCATATGAACGAAGGCCATTCGGCTTTTGCCGGGTTGGAACGTATCCGTATTTTTATGACCGAGCATGGTCTTTCCTTTGAAGCGGCGATGGAGATGGTGGCTTCTTCCAGTATTTTCACCACCCATACGCCGGTTCCTGCGGGTAATGACCGTTTCCCGGCTGAACTGATGCGTCCATACTTTGAGCCGTATGCCCAGACTATGGGTCTTGCTTATAAGGTTTTCTTGTCTCTCGGCAGGGAAGACCCCCGCGATGATGCCGAACAGTTCTGCATGACCGTACTGGCCCTGAAACTTTCACGCTTCAATAACGGTGTATCTAAGCTTCATGGGCATGTTTCACGGAACATGTGGCAGAAGGTTTGGCCGCAGTATCCGGTGGAAGATGTTCCCATCGGGGCCATCACCAACGGTGTACATATGCCGACATGGGTGGCTACTGATTTTTCTCTGCTTTTTGACCGCTACCTCGGTCCAAACTGGCGTGAGGATCCGGATTGCGCAAAAGTGTGGAGACAGACCGATAACATCCCCGATGCAGAACTCTGGCGTACCCATGAACGGCTCAGGGAGCGGCTGGTGGATTTCGTGCGTAAACGTCTGCGCCGTCAGTTGATGAATATCGGTGCTCGCCGCAAGGAAATCGAACTTGCAGACGAAGTGCTTGATCCCCGTGCTTTGACTATCGGTTTTGCACGCCGTTTTGCTACCTATAAACGTGCCGGACTGCTGCTTAAGGATAAGGAGCGTCTGCTTAAGCTTATTTCCGATTCCAAGCAGCCTGTGCAGTTTATTTTTGCAGGTAAAGCCCACCCGCAGGACAATGAAGGTAAGAAGCTTATTCAGGATCTTATCCAGTTCTGCCGTCGTGAAGAGTGCCGTATGAGCCTTGTCTTCCTTGAAGACTATGACATGAAAATTGCCAATTACATGGTTCAGGGTTGCGATGTCTGGTTGAATACTCCGAGGCGTCCCCTTGAGGCCTGCGGAACCAGCGGCATGAAGGCTATGGCAAACGGTGTGCTCCAGTTCAGTACCCCGGACGGCTGGTGGGATGAAGCTTACCTGTCTGATAACAGCCTCGGTTGGGCCATTGGGCGTAGAGAAGATTACAATGACCATGAATATCAGGATTTTGTAGAGAGTCAGACCCTTTACAAAGTTCTGGAAAATGACATAATCCCTGAATTCTATGACCGCGGCCATGGCAGCCTTCCCCGTAGCTGGATTGCCAAGGTCAAGAAGGCGTTGCGGATTCTGGGACCAGAATTCAACGCCAACCGCATGGTGGAAGATTATACTGAAAAGGCATATCAGCCTGCATACAGTAACTACGCCACCATGCATAAGAATGACTTCCAGGGTGCTAAGGAATTGGCTGCCTGGAGAATGGAAGTAATGACCAAGTGGTCCAGCTTGAAGGTTCGCAATATACGCTCGGAAACTCATACTGATGTATATGTCGAAGAGCCGATCATCATCACCGCAGAGATCTTCCTCAATGGCTTGACCACGGATAATGTTCAGGTGGAAATCTACGCCGGACCTGTTGGACAGGACGGAAAGTTTGCACGCCGCAACACAGTGGTTATGACTCCTGAGGAAGATATGGGTGGCGGCTGGCACGTCTATCAAGGCGAGGTTATGCCCCATGAGGCCGGAAGGTTCGGTTATACCGTACGCATCCTGCCCAAGCATGAACTCCTGCTTGATCCTCATTCTCTCGGACTGATCCATTGGGCACAATAA
- a CDS encoding thermonuclease family protein — MLFCCLLFSAVTASAFEAKVRYVIDGDTFILSNNKHVRIAGIDTPEIGRDGKPDQYYAQQAKSMLNKLILGKRVRIESAGKGTDHYKRIIGWVYVDDVFVNSEMIRNGAAFFYFHKGKDKGKQKLLLQAQRKSYDEKKGFWPVISKLESFNEPWIGNKNSRRCFLPGDKYATKISRKNKVNFSSLGEAFYGGYSPARHLNFWPVVK, encoded by the coding sequence TTGTTGTTTTGCTGCCTGTTATTCAGCGCTGTTACTGCTTCAGCCTTTGAAGCCAAGGTTCGCTATGTAATAGATGGCGACACTTTTATCCTTTCCAATAATAAGCATGTGCGTATTGCAGGGATTGATACCCCGGAGATAGGGCGGGACGGCAAACCTGATCAATATTACGCCCAGCAAGCTAAATCTATGCTGAACAAGTTAATTCTCGGCAAACGGGTACGTATTGAATCTGCAGGCAAAGGAACTGATCACTATAAGCGTATAATCGGATGGGTTTATGTCGATGATGTCTTTGTGAACAGTGAGATGATCCGCAACGGTGCGGCATTTTTTTATTTTCATAAGGGAAAAGACAAGGGTAAACAGAAATTACTTCTCCAAGCCCAGAGAAAATCCTATGATGAAAAGAAAGGTTTCTGGCCTGTTATCAGCAAGTTGGAAAGTTTTAACGAACCGTGGATTGGTAATAAAAACAGCCGCCGTTGTTTTCTTCCCGGCGATAAATATGCCACGAAGATAAGCCGAAAAAACAAAGTTAATTTTTCCAGTCTGGGTGAAGCTTTTTACGGTGGTTATTCACCTGCAAGGCATTTGAACTTCTGGCCTGTTGTGAAGTAA